The Calditrichota bacterium genome contains the following window.
CTCGACATATCCACCATTTTTAAGTCCATACATGATGGTGGTTTCTGGATTAAAAGGGTTGGGGTAGTTTTGAGCTAAGTAATATTTACTCGGAATTACAGATTCTTCATTTAAACTTGTAACAACTATCTCAACGGCTTCTGATAAGCTACTTTCATTTCCAGAGTGATCGGTGGAAGCAATCGCATAAGAATAACTTTGCTCAACTTGTACCGTCAAGTCAGTAAAAACAGTATCTATAGTTTGGTGGATGCTTTCAAATTGAGAATTAACTTTTCGATAAATTGTATAGAATTTAAAATCAGTTTCTGAATTTGGGAGCCATTTTAGCTTAACTTTTGATTCGGCGATTATAGAAGCAAATAGTCCATTTGGAACTGAAGGCTTCAAGTTATCAACAGAATAACCTGAATCAATCTGACTAACATAATTCCCTTCTTCCATTCCGGCAATAACCCTAAAATATATCAATCCATCAGATTCAGAAGTTGAGTCTTTTGTAGTTGGTACTAATACGGAGTAAAGTGATTTCCCATAAGCTGCTGTAGTTGCATCTGCAGTCCAACCTGAGCCGCCATTAATTTCAATTGTATAAAATTCAGTTGAGCTTGTTTTTGGAAATATTAATGAATCTGTATCGAATGCACTCCGTGCAAATTGAACTTTTACCCAACCACCCTGATCATCAGGGATATCTTTAATGATTTTAAGGAATGGTGATTCTAAATAATATGAACCAGACATTTTAATATTTACTTTTTCTTCATCTTGATCATTTGATAATATTATTAGTTCTGTAAAATAGTACCCCGCATCATTAGGGAAAAAAATAATTGATGCTTTTATACTATCACCTGAAATAATAAATCCATCATCATCAAAGATAAGCATAAAGCCATCATTTGAAGATAAATAAAGTGAATCAATATTCAGGCGAGTTATCCCTAAGTTATAAATCCATACATCAACAGTATCACCATATTCCAAAGACAAACTATCTGAGTTTATCATCGATAATGAAAAAACTAATTCTGGATTTGAAACTGCTGATTCATTTGTATTTCCATAACCACCAATGTTAATTCTTCTACCATTATAATCTGGTTCTGCATCAAAACTAAATTTTGGATTCCCGGCATCAATCAATAATGAGCTATCCGATAAATGGAATAAGGAATCGCCAAAGTTTGGATTAAAATCAATATTATTTTTAAATCTGGTTGTAAGATAATTGCTGCCGGAACCATCGCCCGTAAATGAGGCAAGAGAACCTTGGATATTATTATAAAAGAAATATGGGTCTGCTTCATTGTTTTGAAGATGTATTAAACTGGGAGTTGAAGATGTGAAGCCATCGGCAATAATGGAGTTTTCAACCCTTGGGTTGGAGTGTGATAAACTGATTCCAGAACCATTTGAGGCCGAATTATCATAAATAGTATTATTATTGATACTACCATTTGATCTAATTAGTAGGACACCACCACCATTTTCTTCCGCATTATTTTCGTAAATAAGATTATTATTTAAACTAAATAAATCACAACTATAAAAATAAAGACCCCCTCCATTTTGAGCAGAATTATGGAATATCTTATTTCTATATATATTTGTATTTGACATGTAGCATCGAATTGCCCCGCCCTCTCCACCTGGAGCACTATTGGCTACAATGGTATTCTCAATTATTTCGGCATTCGATTCCCAGCATAAAATACCTCCACCCCCAAAATCACCGGTGTTATGTGAAATTAAATTGGTTTTTATAACAGGTTGACCACCTTTCAAAAATAATCCTCCTCCCCAGGCCGGACCTGCAAAATTATTTTTAATAGTATTTCCTTCTATATATGGTGAAGAATTAATAGAATATATGGCTCCTCCTTCTACATATGACTCATTTTCTATTATCACATTGTTGAGTATTTTGACATTTGAGTTATAACAATAAATCGCCCCGCCATATCCTGCTTCATTATTTTTGATAATACAATTACTTATTAATAGTTTAGAGTAATTATTTATATATATAGCACCTCCAGAATCAGCATTAGCGGCTTGGTTTTCCCTGGCAATACAGTATTCAATTATTGAGAACGTTATTTTTGAGCTATCCAGATTTGAAGGACCTTTGAATCGTATTCCATACCAGGCGATGTCTGGATCGTGTGCTGTAAATGTAATTCTATTATCAGGTTGCCCTAAGGCAAGCAATCTGCCCATTACATTTAGTTTATATCTTTTCATAAATATGACAATAGAAGGACTTTTAATCTCTAGAGTAACTTCAGAAAGTACGTTTACATTTCCAGTTACAAAAACAGTATCTTGAGTAATAATTGTATTTGATGTAATGTCCCCACTTAAATTGAATGAGCTTCCAAACAATGTCCCATATAAAAATAGAAAATACAATCC
Protein-coding sequences here:
- a CDS encoding T9SS type A sorting domain-containing protein; this encodes MKYGLYFLFLYGTLFGSSFNLSGDITSNTIITQDTVFVTGNVNVLSEVTLEIKSPSIVIFMKRYKLNVMGRLLALGQPDNRITFTAHDPDIAWYGIRFKGPSNLDSSKITFSIIEYCIARENQAANADSGGAIYINNYSKLLISNCIIKNNEAGYGGAIYCYNSNVKILNNVIIENESYVEGGAIYSINSSPYIEGNTIKNNFAGPAWGGGLFLKGGQPVIKTNLISHNTGDFGGGGILCWESNAEIIENTIVANSAPGGEGGAIRCYMSNTNIYRNKIFHNSAQNGGGLYFYSCDLFSLNNNLIYENNAEENGGGVLLIRSNGSINNNTIYDNSASNGSGISLSHSNPRVENSIIADGFTSSTPSLIHLQNNEADPYFFYNNIQGSLASFTGDGSGSNYLTTRFKNNIDFNPNFGDSLFHLSDSSLLIDAGNPKFSFDAEPDYNGRRINIGGYGNTNESAVSNPELVFSLSMINSDSLSLEYGDTVDVWIYNLGITRLNIDSLYLSSNDGFMLIFDDDGFIISGDSIKASIIFFPNDAGYYFTELIILSNDQDEEKVNIKMSGSYYLESPFLKIIKDIPDDQGGWVKVQFARSAFDTDSLIFPKTSSTEFYTIEINGGSGWTADATTAAYGKSLYSVLVPTTKDSTSESDGLIYFRVIAGMEEGNYVSQIDSGYSVDNLKPSVPNGLFASIIAESKVKLKWLPNSETDFKFYTIYRKVNSQFESIHQTIDTVFTDLTVQVEQSYSYAIASTDHSGNESSLSEAVEIVVTSLNEESVIPSKYYLAQNYPNPFNPETTIMYGLKNGGYVEIVIYDVLGNKIKDLVSGYKTAGHHQITWAGENDLNEKVSSGVFFYQIITNDFKQHKKMLLLK